TGGGCGAAGGCCTCGTACAGCGGGGCCGGCCAGTAGCCGTCGCCGGCGTCCGGGTGCGAGCCGGTGTCCCAGAGAATGGTCATCTCTGGCGTCTCGACGACGAGGTTCCAGACCACGAACTCGGCGTACTCGTGTTCGGGCGAGCGGTTCGACGCGGTCGCGACGGCGTGGCCGTCGACGACGAAGTTCATGTCTGCGGTGACCGTGCCGCGGTCCAGGAAGGTGACCGAGATATCGTCCATACGCTGTGTAGGTGTCAGCCACAGATAAGGAGTGGGCCAAACAGGTAGGGACTGCTAGTGCGACGCAGTGTCAGCGTTGTGATTACTGCGGGGCCTGCCGGTAGATGAGGTTCCGCTGGATGTCGTTGGCGCCCTCGTAGATGACTGGGATGCGGACGTCGCGGTACACCCGCGAGATGCGGTTCTCCGTCAGGACAGACCGGCCGCCGTGGAGCTGCATCCCCTTCTCGGCACAGTCGGTCGCGGCCTCTGTCGCCCGGGTCTTCGCCAGCGCCGCCCAGTAGCCGGCGTCCTCCTGGTTGGCGACGCGGTCGGCGGCGTGCCAGGTGAGCGTCCGCGCGGACTGCAGTTCGAGGTGCATGTCGGCGAGCTTGTGCTGGACGGCCTGGAACTCGTCGACGGTCCGCCCGAACGCCTCTCGGTCGTGCACGAACTCCCAGGCTTCCTCGATGGCGGCCGCCGCCAGGCCCAGGCCGTGCCCGCCGACGATGACCCGACCGTGGTTGAAGAACTCCGCGAGCATGTAGAAGCCCGCGCCCTCGACACCGACGAGGTGGTCCTCGGGAATCCGGCAGTCGTCGAAGACGATGTGGGCCTGCTTCGACGCGCGAAAGCCCATTTTCTCCGGGATGTGCTCGGCGTCGTATCCGTCGGTGTCGGTGGGGACGATGAACATCGAGTAGTTGCCGTAGCGGTTGTTCGGGTCGTCTCCGGTCTTCGCGTACACCGTCACCCAGTCGGCCTCGACGCCGTTACCGATCCAGTACTTCTCGCCGTTGAGGACCCACTCGTCGCCGTCTTTCTCGGCGGTGGTGTCCATCCCAGCCATGTCGCTGCCGGTCTGGGGTTCCGAGACGGCCAGGCCGGTAATCTGCTCGTTCTCGGCGACCGGGCGGAGGAACTCCTCTTTTTGCGACTCGTCGCCGTGGTCCTCGACGATTTCGGCCCCGAAACTTGCCAGTTGTAGCGTGAGCGCGATGCCAGCGTCGGCGCGGTAGAACTCCTCGGCGATGGCGAGAATCTGGTGCAGGTCGAACCCCTTGCCGCCCCACTCCTCGCCGATGTCCTGGGCGACCAGGCCGGCGTCCATCCCGGCTTCGAGGATGTCGACCGGATACTCTCCCGACTCGTAGTAGTCGGCGGCGTTCGGTTCGATGTGTTCCGCGGCGAACTCGCGCGCCGCCTGCTTGACGTCGTGGGCGTGTTCCGGAACCGGGTGTGTCGAGAGTAGTTCCATGGAACTGTTCACGGACTGTGCCACCAAATAACTCGTGAAACTCGGGAAAACCCCGCCGAAGTTGTTTCTGTGAATACGCTGATAATCGGCCAGCACGCTTTTCTCCACCAACGGTAAGCGAGTGGAATGAATCGCCGCGATTACCTCGCCGCGGGCGCGGGTGTCGGTGCCGCCGCGCTCAGTGGCTGTTCGTTCCTCGCCGCAGCAGAGAGGCCACCCCCGGAAGTGCCCCAGCAGCGCCTCGACGAGGGCGGGTGGGCACAGACGAATGAATCGTCCGGGACCGTCCTGGAACGCGACTATGGCCCGGTGACCCTCGAAGCGGTCTCACACACGCTCCAGTACGTCGACCAGGCCCTGCAGACGCGAGTCGCCGACTGGACGCTCGGCCAGGTCGAGGCCGCGCTGTCCGTGTTCTTCGCCACGCGGGTTGACTTCAGCCCCAACCTCGACAACCTCCCGGCTGGCGTCGGCCAGGGAGAAATCGTCGACCAGGTGAAGGCGAACAGTCGCGACCAGTTCGAAGGGCAGATGCGCGACCAGGGACTGACCGACATCGAGAAAACCGGCGAGGGGAGGGTCGCCGTCGACACCGGCGAGACCGCAGAGACGGTCGAGATGGCCGCCGTCTTCCCCTTCGAGGGTATCGAGTTCCCCGTGACTGACGAGGCGGGTGTCGCGATTCCGTCGGCGGACATCGAGGTGTCGGCGCTGCTGGCGGTCTGGCACCACGGCGACTTCGTGCTCGTCTCCGGTGGGGCCTATCCCGCCGAGAGCTTCGCGACGAGCGTCGAAGACGACCTGAGCGAGGGCATCACCGTCTCCGTCGACGTGGACCTCGACCTGACGCCGTCGGCGTACCGCGAGGAGATGCGCGGCCTCGTCGCGGGCGTCCAGTAACTCACTCCGGCGCGGCGTCCTCCGGGACCCGGCCCTCGACCAGCGAGGCGTCGCCGTACTCCTCTCGCAGCGTCTTCTTGCTGAACTTCCCGGTCGCCGTCTTCGGCATCTCGTCGATAGTCACGAAGTTGTCCGGCACCCACCACTTTGGGTACGAGTCGAGCACGTGCTCGCGGAGGTCGTCGGCCAGGGCGTCGGTGTCTGTCCCCTCGGTCGGGACCACGAGCGCGAGGGGGCGTTCCTGCCAGCGCTCGTGGGGGACGCCGATGACGGCGGCCTCCGTCACGTCGTCGTGGGCCATCAGTTCGTTCTCCAGTTCCACCGAGGAGATCCACTCGCCGCCGCTCTTGATGACGTCTTTCGCGCGGTCGACGATCTTGATGTAGCCGTCCTCATCGACGGTCACCACGTCGCCGGTCTTCAGGTAGCCGTCCTCGAACTCGGCTTCGGTCGCGTCGGGCCGGGCGAAGTACTCCCGCGTGACCCACGGCCCGCGGACCAGCAGTTCGCCGAACGCCTCGCCGTCCCAGGCCACCGCCTCGCCGTCGTCGCCGACGACGCGGAACTCCAAGCCGGGCGTGATGAGACCCTGCTTGCTCCGCTTTTCGACCTGTGTGTCGTAGTCCGCGTCCTCCAAGTTGCCTTTCAGGTGTGCGACCGAGCCGACGGGGGCCGTCTCTGTCATCCCCCAGGCGTGGACGAGTTCGACGTCGTGGTCGTCGAAGAAGCGAATCATCGCCTCGGGCGCCGCGCTCCCGCCGACGACGAGGCGGTCCAGCGAGGAGAGGTCGGTGTCGTGCTCCTTGACATGTTCCATCAGTCCGAGCCAAACCGTCGGGACGCCCGCCGTCACGGTGACGCCCTCCTCCTCGATGAGTGTCGCGAGGTCCTCGGGACTCGGCTGGGGGCCGGGGTAGACGTGCTTGGCCCCGCCGGCCGTCGCCGAGAACGGGAGGCCCCAGGCGTTGACGTGGAACATCGGGACGACGGGCATCATCACGTCGTCGTCGTCCAGCGGGATGCCCTGGGGTTGCTGAATCGCCATCGTATGCGCCCAGAGCATCTGCTGGGTGTACTCGACACCCTTCGGACGGCCTGTCGTTCCCGAGGTGTAACAGAGGCCGGCGGGCTGGTCCTCGTCGAGTTCGGGCCAGTCGTACTCGGTGTCGTGGCCCTCGAGGAACGAGTCGTAGGCGACGGCCTCGAGGTCCGTCTCCGGCATCGACTCGCCCATCACGACGTAGCGGTCGACCGTCGAGAACGGGTCGGGGTCGTCGGCCACCGCGCCCTCCAGTTTCGGCAGGAACGACTCGTCGACGAAGATGGTCCTGTCGGCGGCGTTCTCGACGATGTACTGGATGTGCTCGTCGGGCAGGAGCGGGTTGATAGTGTGCAACTGCGCGCCGATGCCGGGGACGCCGAAGTACGTCTCGAAGTGCCGATGGTGGTTCCAGCAGAACGTCGCCAGCCGGTCGCCGTCACCGTAGCCCGCCGCGTCGAGCGCGTTGGCCAACTGCGCCGTCCGGTCGGCGTACGTGGCGTAGTCGTACCTGACCATCCCCTCGTGCGTTCGGGAGACGATCTCCGTGTCGGGATACAGGTTCGCCGCGCGCCACAGGAACGGTCCCAGCGTCTGGGGTGAGCCTCCTGGCATACCGTGCTACATGTAGACGAGTTACAAGAAACCACGGTCCGTGTGACCGAGGGGCGTGGGAGTGCCCGGGGCTAGACGTCGATTTCCTGCATCAGCTCGACCAGTTCCTCGAGCTCGGGGAACGTGTAGACGGTCACGTTGATGTCCGAGTCGAGCGCCTGGACCCGCGAATCGAACATCAGCGCCATCTCGCTGTCGCGGTCGCCCACGAGCTGGTCGACCATCCCGCTTCCCGGCCCGAACGTGAAGTTCGGCGTCGAGATGTCGATTGTCGTGTTCAGGACGTTCGCCCAGCCGTCGATGAACCCGGAGGTCATGATGTTGCCAATCTCCTGGATGGCCGACCGCTCCATGTCGGTGAAGCCGGTCGCGCTGGGGTCGGTCTCGCCCATATCGCCGATCATCCCGGCCGCGAGGTCCTTCGCGCTCCGCGCGCTGAACAGGAAGAGGATGTAACCGTGGGGCTTCTCGACCATCTCGATGCTGATGCCGATCTGTTTCTCGTCGCCGATGTGGGTCTTGATGTCCGGAAGGTCGATGAAGTTGATCTTCGTGATCTCCATCTGCGTCTCCATCCCCGTCATCTGGCTCAGGTGGCTGGCGACCGTGTTTCCGCCCTCCTTCGCCATCCTGTTGAACAGTCCGAGCTTCCGGATATCTATCTTCAAACTCATGAGCAGGGGCGCCTTGCCGGAGGTTCTGCGCCCTCGTACATAAGCGATACACCCACATTTTCGCAGGCGAGAATCGGGTTCAATCGATACGCAGACTCACGGCGACACCCTCGCCCAGCGGGAGCAGCCCCGTCTCGAACGCGGGGTCGGACCGAACCGTCTCGAGGTAGTCCGCGACACCCTGACTCGTGGCGTTCGCATCGACAGACTCGCCCGCGAGCAGCGCACGGACGTCGTCGAAGTCAAGCGGTCCGGCCTCGATGGTGTTGTCCGCGACCACGACGCCGCCGACGGGCACCTTCTCCCGGACCGCCTCGAACGCCTCGACGTAGCGGTCCTTCTCGTTGTCCACGAGGACGACGTCGAACGGCCCGTCGTAGTGCTCGACTGTCTCGACGGCGTCCCCGTGTTCGAAGACGGCGCGGTCCGCGTACCCACCCCGGTCGAGGAACGCTCGCGCCTCGTCGAGTTCGTCGGCGTCGATTTCGGTGAGCACGATTTGGCCGTCGGCCGGCAACGCTGGCGCCATCCAGTAGGCGGAGTAGCCGAAGCCGGAGCCGAACTCGAAGACGCGCTCGGCGTCGACCATCCGCGCCAGCAGCCGGAGCCACCCACCGACCGCGGGACCGACCGTCGGGAACCCCTCGCGGTCGGCCTTCTCGTCCATCTCCGCGATGACGTCGTCCCGGGCGGGCGTGAGCGCCCGAGCGAACTGTTCGGTGACCTCGGGGAGCGGTGTCTCGTCCATGTCGACCCTGCGGTCGGGTCGGTCGTAAACCCGGCGGCCGTCAGCGGTTGCGGCCGAGCGGGAAACTGACTCGGTCCGGGGACTCGTTGAACGCCTGGATGACACGGCGGTACAGTTCGTTTTTCACCCGCTGACCGCGCCGTGGGTGGACGAGGTACCGGAGCCTGAACTCCACCCAGGACTCCCCCTGCACGACGTTGACCGTCGGACGGTCTTGCACTTCGAGTTCGACGGGTGTCGCGTCCAGGTTACGTCGGTAGCGGCCGATACGGTCCGCCATCTCGTCGCCCAGGTAGTCGTCCGCCACGGCCCGCATCGTCTCCTTGGCGAACTCGAAGTCGGTCTCGTAGGCGACCTGCACCGAGAGCTCGTTCCAGACGAACGGAAACTCCTCCTGGGTGTAGTTCTTGACGTGCGAGGAGAGGACCACGCTGTTGGGGAGTGTGATGGTCCGTCCCGAGGGCTGGTTCGAGGAGACGAGTTCGCCGTTTATTTCCCACAGCGTCGTCACCAGGAACGACACCTCGACGACGTCGCCCTTCGAGGACTCGATGGCGACCCGGTCGCCGGCCTGGTAGGGTCGCTTGACCATGATGTAGACCCAGCCCAGCAGCGAGAAGAGCGGTTGCTGGAGGGCAAACGTGACCGCGAACCCGACCACTCCGAGCGAGAACAGCAGCCCGAGCCACTGCTGGGTGAGGATGCCGAGCGCGGCGAACGTCCCGACGAGGCCGAAGGCGAGTCGGAGGACGTTCCGCGCGTCCTGCTTCCGGCGCTTGTCGGGCGTGTACCGCTGGACGGCGTTGTTGACGAGACGATAACAACCGTAGGTCGCGAACCCGACGGCGAGCGCCGACAGCAGCTTCACGAGGAGGAAGGAGAGCGCGAACCCGTCGAGGGAGCCGGTAATCCCGAGGCGCTGGACGGCGACGATACCGAGGGTCGAGAGGCCAGCCAGGAGGAGCGAGAGATATCCGAGTGGACGACTCACGTCACGGTTCTCGGGTGGGGTGGGCAAAACGGTTTGGTGACGGTCCCGTCACCGCGCGGACCCCGCTCGCTCGACCAGCGTCTCCACGCGCGACCGTGTCACGGGGTTCGTCGTCAGGCCGTCGCGCTTCAGCGCCGTGCCGACGATAACGCCATCGGCCAGTGCGAGCAGTTCGTCGACAGACTCGGCCGTGACGCCGCTGCCGACGAAGACGGGGACCGATGGGTCGACCTCGTCTCGTGCCTCGACGACGGTGGCGAGGTCGGACTCGTCGGCCGACTCCCCGGTCCCCGGTCCGGAGACCACGAGCCCGTCGGCCAGCTCGCGTTCGATAGCGTCGGCGACCTGCTGGTCGAGCGGCGAGTCGGCCAGCGGCGCGGAGTGTTTGACGGCCACGTCCGCCAGTATCGCGACGTCGGCGTCGATTCGCTCGCGCAAGCGGAGCGTCTCGTGGGCCTGTCCCTCGACGACACCCTGGTCGGTGAGGCGAGCGCCGGTGTGGACGTTGACACGGACGAACCGACTACCCGTCGCAGCGGCGACGGAGAGCGCAGCGTCGGCGTCGTTCCGGAGGACGTTGACGCCGACGGGCACGTCGACGGCCTCACGGACGGCTGTCGTGACGGCGGTCATCTCTGCGACGACGTGGGGCGGCACACTGTCCGGGTAGAACGGCGCATCGCCGAAGTTCTCGACGATAAGCGCGTCGACGCCGCCGGCTTCGAGTGCCGTCGCGTCGTCGGTCGCCCGGGCTCGAATCTCGTCACGGGAACGCGCGTGCTGTGGCGCGCCAGGCAGCGCCGGCAGGTGGACCATCCCGACGACGGGGCGCTCGGCGCCGAAGACCTGTGCTCGGTTCATACCGACCGGTTCGGCGACGACGCTGAAAAAGGCAGTCGCCCAGCGCTCTCTTCAGGCGTCCCAGTAGTCCGGTTCGTTCCCGGGCTTCCACTTGATTGAACAGCCACGAGACGGGCGTTCCTCGGCGGTGACGTCCTCGCCGTCGAGCACCGTCTCGACGTGGGCCGCCATCTCCCGCTCCGTCGGCTCGTCGTCGGGGTTGGTCGCGTCGTCGAGGCGACCGTGGTAGGCCAGCTCGAAGGTGCCGTCGACGTTGCGGAACAGATAGGGGTCCGGGGTGCAGCGAGCCCCGTAGGCCGCTGCGACCGACTGGTCGGAGTCGAAGAGGTAGGCGTCGTACTTGACGGTCCCCTCGGCGACCACCTCCTGCATCATCTCGAAGGAGTCGTCGGGGTACTGCTCCGGGTCGTTCGGGTTGATACCTACGACAGCGAGTTTCGGGAACTGCTTCGCGAGGCGGTTCAACTCTGGAATCTTCGCCTTCGCGTACGGACAGTGGTTGCAGGTGAACACCACGAGCAGCGCCTCGTGGTCCGTGAAGTCGTCGAGCGAGTGCATCCCGCCGTCGGCGCCGGCGAGTTCGAACGACGGGGCCGCGTCGCCGTGCTGCAACACGTCGGAGTCGGAATCGAGTGAGACCATACGTTCGTTAGGATGGGGGCGCACAAAAGATTCCGGGCGGCCCTCGCAATCGGTCACTCGCTCGCTGCTCGCCCGGTCGTCGGTAGCTCACCCGCGACGGCGAGGACGACGGCCGTCAGTGCGATGGCCACCGCGCCCATGCCCGCGAGGACCAGGAACGCCGCCTCGACGCCGGCTCGTTCGACGACGGCCGCGAGCACCGGTGGCGCGACTGCCGCGCCGCCGGAGATGCCCACGGTGAGCAGGGCGAAGTTCTTGCCGGCCGAGTCTTCGGTCGAGAGCGCGTCGGCGAGCGAGGCCCGGGCCGGACGGCTCCCGTCGACGGTCGCGCTGAGGACCATCACCAGGCCGAGCGCGCCGAGCGTCGGGAGAAGTCCGAGTCCCAGACCGGCCGCCACGACGACGAGCGCCGCGTACCCGACCAGGAGCACCGGGGCCGGCGAGAATCGGTCGGTGAACCACCCGCCGCCGAAGATGACCACCGCCCCCGTGACGAGCATGGCCGAGACCGTGAAGTTCGCCGTCGGGTCGGGAATCCGGTACACGTCCGTGAGCAGGCTCGCGGTGTACTGCTTGATACCCCACGCGGCCATCGAGGTGACGAACCACAGCACGGTGAGCGAGAGGATGGCCGGCGAGGAGAGCACCGAGCGGAGTTCGCTCCGTGCGCGCTGGGCGAGGGACGCGTCCGTCGACACCACTCTGGTCGGGGCGGTGATGTCGTCGTCGACGTACCGGTCGAACGTCAGCAGCGCCACCACCCCGTAGAGCCCGCCGAGGACCGCGACGGTCCCGATGGCCAGCCGCCAGCCGAGGCCGAGCGTCGCGAACAGCGCGACGATGGCGGGCGGCGCCGCGAAGCCGACGACGCCGAAGAACCCGTGGACGCTGTAGGCCCGGCCGCGCGTCGCCGGCGTCGTCGCCGAACCGATGAGCGGGTAGTGGGCAGGGTGGTGGCCGGCGATGCCGATACCGGTGACGACGCTCGCCGCCAGGAGCCACACGTACGACTGCGCCGCCGCCGTCAGGAGCGCCCCGAGCGCACCGAAGATGAGAGAGAGCGCGAGCACGGGCTTCCGGCCGCGCGAGTCGGAGACCGAGCCCAGCGGGAGCTGGAACGCGGTGACGACCACACCGACGGTACCGAGCGCGATACCGAGCTGTGCGTCCGTCACCCCCAGGTCGCTCCTGAGCGGGCCGAAGATGGGCGGCAGGAGCATGAAGTAGGCGTGGTTGACGACGTGGGACCCGCCGACGAGGCCGACGACGAGGCGGGATTGTGAGTCCGAGACCACTGTACCCAGTGCTCTACGGCCCCGGTAAAAGAGCGTCCTGATTCAGGCCGCCGAGGGCGGTCCGAGGGCCGTCACTCGGCCCCGTCGAGACGCTCGGCGATGGCGGCATCGAACGCAGACGCCGCCGCGTAGACGTCGCTCTCCGCGTCGACGCGGTACGTCGTCTCCGCTCCGTCGACGTCCCGTTTCGTGAGAAAGCCCATCGTGACCAGATGCTCCAGGGTCCCGTCGAGATACAGGGTCTTCAGCGGAACGCCGGCGGCGTCGCTCAGTTCGGTCTTCGTGTACTCCGTCCCGGCATCGAGCCGGAGCACGGTGTCGATGACGGACGGCGCTTCCTCGTGTTCGGCGACGTGGCCCCAGCCGGTTTCTGGGTCCGGCGACTGCCCGACTTCGTCGTACATTATCCGTCACCAGGGAGTTGGACGCAATAAATCTCTGGGCTTCACTGTGAGGGGGGTCGGGACCGTCGGTGACAGAGGTCAGACACGGCGCCACGAGAGCCCGCGGGGAGCAAGGTTTTTGTCTGCGACCGTCCGCCTCCTGAGTATGAGCAGTCGACGAGAGATTCTGGACCTGCTTCGGGAGAACGCCCGCTACACCACCGAGGACATCGCCCGCCAGACGGACTTCTCCGTCGAGGAGGTAGCGGCGGCTATCGAGGAGTTCGAGGAGGCAGGCATCGTCTGTGGGTACCAGGCTGTCGTCGACTGGAACGCCGTCGAGACCGACGAGGAGCGCGTCCGGGCGACAGTGGAGCTCAACGTCGCGCTGGACCGCGAGACCAACTACGGCGACATCGCAGAGCGCATCGCGAAGTTCCCTGAGGTCACCTCGCTGCGGCTCGTCAGCGGCGACTACGACTTCGACCTGGAGGTGGAGGGCGATTCGATGCGCGAGGTCTCGCACTTCATCAGCGACAAGATCGCGCCCATCCCCGAGATCACCCAGACGGTGACCCACTACATCATGGAGTCCTACAAGGAACAGGGGATGGAGTTCGGCGACCACGACGACGACGATAGACTCTCCGTCTCGCCATGACGTTCGAACCAGCCGAGCGGGTCGACCAGGTCCCACCGTCGGGAATCCGCCGCTTCTTCGAGCTGGCCGAGGAGATGGACGACATCATCTCGCTCGGGGTCGGCGAGCCGGACTTCTCGGCGCCGTGGGCCGCCCGCGAGGCGGCCATCGCCTCGCTGGAGCGGGGCCAGACGTCCTACACCGCCAACCGCGGGAAGCGTGAACTGCGCGAGCGCATCGCCCGGTTCGAGGCGGACAAGCACGCGCTCCAGTACGACCCCGACGAGGAGATCCTCGTCACTGCGGGCGCCAGTGAGGGACTGGACCTCGCCTTCCGGTCGCTGCTCGACCCCGGCGACGCCATCGCCGTAGTCCAGCCCTGTTACGTCTCGTACGTTCCGGACGCTACCTTCGCCGGCGCGGAGGTCGTCGACGTCCCGACCCGGGCCGAAGACGAGTTCAAGCTGACCCGCGAGGTGCTCGAGTCGTCGGGGGCGGCCGAGGCCGACGCGCTTGTCTACTGCTACCCGAACAACCCGACCGGTGCGACGATGACCGGCGACGAGCTCGCCGAGGTGGCGGCGTTCTGCCGCGAGCACGACCTCGTGGTGTTCGCCGACGAAATCTACGCCGACCTCACCTACGAACACGAACACACGTCCATCGCGACGCTGCCGGGGATGCGCGAGCGGACCGTCGTCTTCAACGGCTTCTCGAAGGCCTTCGCGATGACGGGGTTCCGACTCGGCTACGCGATGGCGCCGCCGGAGGCCATCGAGGCGATGAACCGCGTCCACCAGTACACGATGCTCTCGGCGCCGACGACGGCCCAGTACGCCGCCATCGAGGCGCTGGACACCTGCTGGGACGAGGTCCAGGAGATGACGGCCCAGTACGACCGCCGCCGCAAGTACGTCCTCTCGCGCTTTGCGGACATGGGCATCGAGTGTTTCGAGGCCGCCGGCGCGTTCTACGCGTTCCCGGAGTGTCCGTGGGACGACGCCGACGAGTTCGCCGAGGCGCTGTTGCAGTCCGAGGGCGTCGCCGTCGTCCCGGGGACCGCGTTCGGCGAGGGCGGCGACGGTCACCTGCGGGTCTCCTACGCCACCGGCCTACCGGACCTCAAGGAGGCCATGGCGCGAATGGAGTCGTTCCTCGGGTGATGTACCGGGGAACGAGGGTGCTGGATTATCAAATGTAATAACGGCCCCGTAAGTTTGAGTAGCAATCGGCGAAAAGACCAGTCAACCGTGCCGAATCATGTCACACCACTTGGACTACAGTGGGTCGGGTCACTGACAGTCGATTTCTCTACGGGTCACCGGAAATGAAAGACAATGGCTATTGACCAATCTGAGGAGGGAGCGGCAGACCAAATCGGAACCGGACCGGGGGAGCGCTCCCCCGTAGTCGGCGAGTACACCTGGGACGACCTCCGCCGAGAGGAACACACCGGCGGACGGTTCGACCGGAGCGAGTACCTGGGCTTCGAACCGACCAAACTGCCACAGCGCCTCGACGACGCCGCCAGCGCGGCCAAGACACTCGATGGCGTGTTCGAATCGTACATCGACCCGAGTACGACACCCGTCGTCAAAGGCCAGTATTCCTGGGAACACTTCAAACAGGAGTACTACTACGAAAACGGCACACGGCCGAGCGGCGAGGACGGGCGCGTCGTCCCCTTCGACGAGTCCGAGTACCTCCAGTTCGACGCCGAGGAGACGGAGGGCGTGCTCTCGTACGGCGAGGACCTCGCCAGCGAGCTCCATGCGGTTGTCGACCGAAACACGGTCGACGTCAGCCCGGAGCTCGACGAAGACGAGTT
This DNA window, taken from Haloarcula ordinaria, encodes the following:
- a CDS encoding pyridoxal phosphate-dependent aminotransferase produces the protein MTFEPAERVDQVPPSGIRRFFELAEEMDDIISLGVGEPDFSAPWAAREAAIASLERGQTSYTANRGKRELRERIARFEADKHALQYDPDEEILVTAGASEGLDLAFRSLLDPGDAIAVVQPCYVSYVPDATFAGAEVVDVPTRAEDEFKLTREVLESSGAAEADALVYCYPNNPTGATMTGDELAEVAAFCREHDLVVFADEIYADLTYEHEHTSIATLPGMRERTVVFNGFSKAFAMTGFRLGYAMAPPEAIEAMNRVHQYTMLSAPTTAQYAAIEALDTCWDEVQEMTAQYDRRRKYVLSRFADMGIECFEAAGAFYAFPECPWDDADEFAEALLQSEGVAVVPGTAFGEGGDGHLRVSYATGLPDLKEAMARMESFLG